Proteins encoded by one window of Pseudonocardia sp. HH130629-09:
- a CDS encoding choline/carnitine O-acyltransferase, which translates to MGVTTTFAADDDLSKVPLPTLSASVDRFLEWCAPLLTPDEYARTEAAAHELLVEGGPASVLQADLERFDAGTHSWLDAFWPSRYLGRRDRIALNANFFFLFGPGTTTDPCERAAQLTVAALGHKADLDAGTFPPLVNRGVAQSMDQSRHIFSTTRIPGDPQDTVRTPYSDGWPGPSTERHVVVLHRGRIHRLDVIGEDGASHTAGEIADALREIREAHPERAATGDAVGALTTLARAEWAAVRDRLTGLDPANAEAVDLVERALLAVCLDETDPADEESAARTLLAGDSGDRWFDKALSIVVLADGTAGVNIEHCELDGTTVLTLVDAMFADPVEVHAERIGTRPQGTPPHGELRFVLDDDLRATVSRAHDEFAAFLDATATELVAFDDFGADAAKALKCSPDAFVQACYQVAHRRAKGVTGATYESIATRQFRRGRTEAMRVVTPEMVAFVDTMDDPQASDADKVETFRAAAAAHGARAKQCQQGDAPEQHLWELDWIRRRRGAELGVTEQLAVFDSPGWTIMRDDWLSTSSAPSDNIRYFGFGSTSSRCIGVAYVLLPDRFHVHLSTPADQAEGMHAFARELRTAVTELRNLLA; encoded by the coding sequence ATGGGCGTGACCACCACGTTCGCGGCCGACGACGACCTGTCGAAGGTGCCGCTCCCGACGCTGTCCGCCTCGGTCGACCGCTTCCTCGAGTGGTGCGCCCCGCTGCTCACCCCGGACGAGTACGCCCGCACCGAGGCCGCCGCCCACGAGCTGCTCGTCGAGGGCGGCCCGGCGTCGGTGCTGCAGGCCGACCTCGAACGCTTCGACGCCGGCACCCACAGCTGGCTGGACGCGTTCTGGCCGTCGCGCTACCTGGGCCGTCGCGACCGGATCGCGCTCAACGCGAACTTCTTCTTCCTGTTCGGACCGGGCACCACCACCGACCCGTGCGAGCGGGCCGCGCAGCTCACCGTGGCCGCTCTCGGGCACAAGGCCGACCTCGATGCCGGGACGTTCCCGCCGCTGGTCAACCGGGGCGTGGCACAGTCGATGGACCAGAGCCGCCACATCTTCTCCACCACCCGCATCCCGGGCGACCCGCAGGACACCGTCCGCACCCCCTACAGCGACGGCTGGCCGGGTCCGTCCACCGAGCGGCACGTCGTGGTGCTGCACCGCGGCCGGATCCACCGCCTCGACGTGATCGGCGAGGACGGGGCGTCGCACACCGCCGGGGAGATCGCGGACGCGCTGCGGGAGATCCGCGAGGCCCATCCCGAGCGGGCCGCCACCGGCGACGCGGTCGGCGCGCTGACGACCCTGGCCCGGGCCGAGTGGGCCGCGGTGCGGGACCGGCTGACCGGGCTGGACCCGGCCAATGCCGAGGCCGTCGACCTGGTGGAGCGGGCGCTGCTCGCGGTCTGCCTGGACGAGACGGACCCCGCCGACGAGGAGTCCGCCGCGCGGACCCTGCTGGCGGGGGACTCCGGCGACCGCTGGTTCGACAAGGCGCTGTCGATCGTCGTGCTCGCCGACGGCACCGCCGGGGTCAACATCGAGCACTGCGAGCTCGACGGCACGACCGTTCTCACCCTGGTCGACGCCATGTTCGCCGACCCGGTCGAGGTGCACGCCGAGCGGATCGGGACCCGCCCGCAGGGCACTCCGCCGCACGGCGAGCTGCGGTTCGTCCTCGACGACGACCTGCGCGCCACCGTCTCCCGCGCGCACGACGAGTTCGCCGCCTTCCTCGATGCCACCGCCACCGAGCTCGTCGCCTTCGACGACTTCGGCGCGGACGCCGCGAAGGCCCTGAAGTGCTCCCCGGACGCCTTCGTGCAGGCCTGCTACCAGGTCGCGCACCGGCGGGCCAAGGGCGTCACCGGCGCCACCTACGAGTCGATCGCGACCCGGCAGTTCCGGCGCGGCCGCACCGAGGCGATGCGGGTCGTCACCCCCGAGATGGTCGCGTTCGTCGACACGATGGACGACCCGCAGGCGTCCGACGCCGACAAGGTCGAGACCTTCCGGGCCGCCGCCGCGGCCCACGGCGCCCGCGCGAAGCAGTGCCAGCAGGGCGACGCACCCGAGCAGCACCTGTGGGAACTGGACTGGATCCGGCGCCGCCGCGGGGCGGAGCTGGGCGTCACCGAGCAGCTCGCGGTGTTCGACTCCCCCGGCTGGACGATCATGCGCGACGACTGGCTGTCGACCAGCTCGGCGCCGTCGGACAACATCCGGTACTTCGGGTTCGGCTCGACCAGCTCGCGCTGCATCGGGGTCGCCTACGTGCTGCTGCCCGACCGCTTCCACGTGCACCTGTCCACCCCGGCCGACCAGGCCGAGGGGATGCACGCGTTCGCCAGGGAGCTGCGGACGGCGGTGACCGAGCTGCGGAACCTGCTTGCCTGA
- a CDS encoding HalD/BesD family halogenase, which translates to MQPSALAAPQELDPVDLTRYPVHEPGSSGWEDAVRRARAQLAADGCAVLPGFVRASWRDRLRTEGEAVAPLAHHETAVVNVYNTDPDPTLPADHPARVRMERGNAFVARDRIPAAALIHRLYPQPAFRAFLAACTGVPELHELADPLAGLCLNVVGDGRSHPWHFDTNEIAISLLTRAPEAGGVFEYCPDIRDTTSENTADVAEVLHGRGGARVRRLVLRPGDLQLFRGRYSLHRVTEVRGDTARHTAIFSYSTRPGVVGSAARTRQLFGRTLSEHGGSRAVRVDGLLD; encoded by the coding sequence GTGCAGCCGTCCGCACTCGCGGCCCCGCAGGAACTCGACCCGGTCGACCTGACGCGCTACCCGGTGCACGAACCGGGCTCGTCCGGCTGGGAGGACGCGGTCCGCCGGGCCCGTGCCCAGCTCGCCGCGGACGGCTGCGCGGTGCTCCCCGGGTTCGTCCGGGCGTCGTGGCGGGACCGGCTGCGGACCGAGGGCGAGGCGGTCGCCCCGCTGGCGCACCACGAGACCGCCGTGGTCAACGTCTACAACACCGACCCGGACCCCACGCTGCCCGCCGACCACCCGGCGCGGGTGCGGATGGAGCGGGGCAACGCCTTCGTCGCGCGGGACCGGATCCCGGCCGCAGCCCTGATCCACCGCCTCTACCCGCAGCCCGCGTTCCGCGCGTTCCTCGCCGCCTGCACCGGCGTGCCCGAGCTGCACGAGCTGGCGGACCCGCTGGCCGGGCTGTGCCTCAACGTCGTCGGCGACGGCCGGTCGCACCCGTGGCACTTCGACACCAACGAGATCGCGATCAGCCTGCTGACCCGCGCGCCGGAGGCCGGCGGGGTCTTCGAGTACTGCCCCGACATCCGCGACACCACCTCGGAGAACACCGCCGACGTCGCCGAGGTCCTGCACGGGAGGGGCGGCGCCCGGGTCCGACGGCTGGTGCTGCGCCCCGGTGACCTGCAGCTGTTCCGCGGCCGGTACTCGCTGCACCGGGTGACCGAGGTGCGCGGCGACACCGCCCGGCACACGGCGATCTTCTCCTACAGCACCCGCCCGGGGGTGGTCGGCAGCGCGGCCCGCACCCGCCAGCTGTTCGGGAGGACACTGTCCGAACACGGGGGGTCGCGCGCCGTGCGCGTCGACGGGCTGCTGGACTGA
- the tatA gene encoding Sec-independent protein translocase subunit TatA codes for MGAVSPTHWLVVLVVLVLLFGAKKLPEMARSVGRSSRILKSEMRGLRDDDERPGETGPGGATRADPEVRDPGTRQPGAAEATARPEPRPETHRA; via the coding sequence ATGGGAGCTGTGAGCCCCACCCACTGGTTGGTCGTGCTGGTCGTGCTTGTCCTGCTGTTCGGCGCGAAGAAGCTCCCGGAGATGGCGCGGTCGGTCGGTCGGTCCAGCCGGATCCTGAAGAGCGAGATGCGCGGCCTGCGCGACGACGACGAGCGCCCGGGGGAGACCGGCCCCGGCGGCGCGACCCGGGCCGACCCCGAGGTCCGTGACCCCGGCACCCGGCAGCCGGGGGCGGCGGAGGCCACCGCCCGTCCCGAGCCCCGCCCCGAGACCCACCGGGCCTGA
- a CDS encoding SDR family oxidoreductase, with protein MTVLVTGASRGVGAATARLLAARGQDILVGHRASPEDAAAVVAECRAAGVNAAAVAADVTRTEGVEQLFDAAAALPSPLTGVVANAGGAPSRQRLEDMSDARIDEVLALNLRAALLCSREAVHRMSTRYGGAGGVLVHVTSRAAVLGSPGEWNDYAAAKAGVEALVVGLAKEVAADGIRVAAVRPGLLDTDFHARAGEPGRIERMAPSIPMGRAGHPDEVATAIAWLLSDEASYVTGAVLDVSGGR; from the coding sequence ATGACGGTGCTCGTGACGGGGGCCAGCCGCGGGGTCGGCGCGGCCACCGCCCGGCTGCTGGCCGCACGCGGCCAGGACATCCTCGTCGGGCACCGGGCCTCGCCGGAGGACGCCGCGGCCGTCGTCGCGGAGTGCCGGGCGGCCGGGGTGAACGCTGCCGCGGTCGCCGCGGACGTCACCCGCACCGAGGGCGTCGAGCAGCTGTTCGACGCGGCGGCGGCCCTGCCGTCGCCGCTGACCGGGGTGGTCGCGAACGCCGGCGGTGCCCCCTCGCGGCAGCGCCTGGAGGACATGAGCGACGCCCGGATCGACGAGGTCCTCGCACTCAACCTGCGCGCGGCACTGCTCTGCTCGCGCGAGGCGGTGCACCGCATGTCCACCCGCTACGGCGGGGCGGGCGGGGTGCTCGTGCACGTCACCTCCCGCGCGGCGGTGCTCGGCTCGCCCGGCGAGTGGAACGACTACGCGGCTGCGAAGGCCGGGGTCGAGGCGCTCGTCGTCGGGCTCGCGAAGGAGGTCGCCGCCGACGGGATCCGGGTGGCGGCCGTCCGGCCGGGCCTGCTCGACACCGACTTCCACGCCAGGGCCGGCGAGCCGGGGCGGATCGAGCGGATGGCGCCGTCGATCCCGATGGGCCGGGCCGGTCACCCCGACGAGGTGGCGACGGCGATCGCCTGGCTCCTGTCCGACGAGGCCAGCTACGTCACCGGCGCGGTGCTGGACGTGTCCGGCGGGCGCTGA
- the ectA gene encoding diaminobutyrate acetyltransferase — MTAPEQAPPRASTVPDGDAATGASGPAADADGDGDHTYEIGSPVPADGVDMWRLAVESRTLDVNSRYAYILWCRDFARTSVIARRDDGRAVGYVTGYLRPENDALFIWQVCVDPVARGAGLAGRMLDAVWEQAVAVGGTERMETTITPDNASSIRLFTKFAERHDTTIEREDLFGLDLLGDSHEPENLYLIGPIAADKGENT, encoded by the coding sequence ATGACCGCTCCCGAACAGGCTCCTCCTCGGGCGTCCACGGTTCCGGACGGGGACGCCGCGACCGGCGCATCCGGCCCGGCGGCCGACGCCGACGGTGACGGTGACCATACGTACGAGATCGGCTCCCCGGTCCCGGCGGACGGGGTGGACATGTGGCGGCTGGCGGTGGAGTCGCGGACGCTGGACGTGAACTCCCGCTACGCCTACATCCTGTGGTGTCGCGACTTCGCGCGCACCTCGGTCATCGCCCGGCGCGACGACGGCCGTGCCGTCGGCTACGTGACCGGCTACCTGCGCCCGGAGAACGACGCCCTGTTCATCTGGCAGGTGTGCGTCGACCCGGTGGCACGCGGGGCGGGCCTCGCCGGTCGGATGCTGGACGCCGTCTGGGAGCAGGCGGTCGCCGTGGGCGGCACCGAGCGGATGGAGACCACCATCACGCCGGACAACGCCTCGTCGATCCGGCTGTTCACCAAGTTCGCCGAGCGCCACGACACCACCATCGAGCGGGAGGACCTGTTCGGTCTCGACCTGCTCGGTGACTCCCACGAGCCGGAGAACCTCTATCTCATCGGCCCGATCGCAGCAGACAAGGGTGAGAACACATGA
- the ectB gene encoding diaminobutyrate--2-oxoglutarate transaminase translates to MTVFEDLESQVRSYCRNWPVVFDTAKGSRLTDVDGNSYLDFFGGAGALNYGHNPEVLKKPLIEYLTRDGITHGLDMYTSAKGEFLTTFEEIILKPRNLQYKVQFPGPTGANAVESALKLARKISGREALINFTNAFHGMTLGALSVTGNSMKRGGAGIPLVHSTPMPFDNYFDGKMPDFLWFEKVLDDTGSSLNEPAAVIVETVQGEGGLNPARIEWLQGLRDLCTRKGILMIVDDVQMGCGRTGPFFSFEIAGIQPDIVTISKSISGYGLPMALVLIKPEYDQWGPGEHNGTFRGNNPAFVTATHTLRNWWTDDTLEKETLRKGEKVEEAFNKIIGDNQGTEMFTKGRGMARGIQFEGEGLAEKVASKAFEHRLLLETAGPNDEVLKLLAPLTTTDDELDEGLAIIGESVRTVIGS, encoded by the coding sequence ATGACCGTTTTCGAGGATCTCGAGTCCCAGGTCCGCAGCTACTGCCGCAACTGGCCCGTCGTCTTCGACACGGCGAAGGGGAGCCGTCTGACCGACGTCGACGGCAACTCCTACCTCGACTTCTTCGGCGGCGCGGGAGCGCTGAACTACGGGCACAACCCCGAGGTGCTGAAGAAGCCGCTCATCGAGTACCTGACGCGCGACGGCATCACCCACGGCCTGGACATGTACACCTCGGCCAAGGGCGAGTTCCTCACCACCTTCGAGGAGATCATCCTCAAGCCGCGGAACCTGCAGTACAAGGTCCAGTTCCCCGGCCCGACCGGCGCCAACGCCGTCGAGTCCGCGCTGAAGCTCGCCCGCAAGATCAGCGGTCGCGAGGCGCTGATCAACTTCACCAACGCGTTCCACGGCATGACGCTGGGCGCGCTGTCGGTGACCGGCAACTCGATGAAGCGCGGTGGCGCGGGCATCCCGCTGGTCCACTCGACGCCGATGCCGTTCGACAACTACTTCGACGGCAAGATGCCCGACTTCCTGTGGTTCGAGAAGGTCCTCGACGACACGGGCTCCAGCCTCAACGAGCCGGCCGCGGTCATCGTCGAGACCGTGCAGGGCGAGGGCGGGCTCAACCCGGCCCGCATCGAGTGGCTGCAGGGGCTGCGTGACCTGTGCACCCGCAAGGGCATCCTGATGATCGTCGACGACGTGCAGATGGGCTGCGGCCGGACCGGTCCGTTCTTCTCGTTCGAGATCGCCGGCATCCAGCCCGACATCGTCACGATCTCCAAGTCCATCTCCGGCTACGGCCTGCCGATGGCGCTCGTGCTGATCAAGCCGGAGTACGACCAGTGGGGCCCCGGCGAGCACAACGGCACATTCCGCGGCAACAACCCCGCGTTCGTCACCGCCACGCACACGCTGCGCAACTGGTGGACCGACGACACGCTGGAGAAGGAGACGCTGCGCAAGGGCGAGAAGGTCGAGGAGGCCTTCAACAAGATCATCGGTGACAACCAGGGCACCGAGATGTTCACCAAGGGCCGTGGGATGGCGCGGGGCATCCAGTTCGAGGGGGAGGGGCTCGCCGAGAAGGTCGCCTCGAAGGCCTTCGAGCACCGCCTGCTGCTGGAGACCGCCGGTCCGAACGACGAGGTCCTCAAGCTGCTGGCGCCGCTCACGACCACCGACGACGAGCTCGACGAGGGTCTTGCGATCATCGGCGAGTCCGTCCGCACCGTCATCGGGAGCTGA
- a CDS encoding ectoine synthase: MIVRTIDEITGTDRDVESENGQWRSKRIVLANDKVGFSVHETTLQAGTINDFWYANHIEAVFITEGEGELYDKDNDVTYQLKPGSIYVLSGHEKHQLRPKTTIKCVCVFNPPVTGREVHDENGVYPLVTED; encoded by the coding sequence ATGATCGTCCGCACCATCGACGAGATCACCGGAACCGATCGGGACGTCGAGTCCGAGAACGGCCAGTGGCGCAGCAAGCGGATCGTGCTGGCCAACGACAAGGTCGGTTTCTCGGTCCACGAGACCACCCTGCAGGCCGGGACGATCAACGACTTCTGGTATGCGAACCACATCGAGGCCGTCTTCATCACCGAGGGTGAGGGCGAGCTGTACGACAAGGACAACGACGTCACGTACCAGCTCAAGCCGGGCTCGATCTACGTGCTGAGCGGCCACGAGAAGCACCAGCTCCGTCCGAAGACCACCATCAAGTGCGTGTGCGTCTTCAACCCGCCGGTCACCGGCCGGGAGGTGCACGACGAGAACGGCGTGTACCCGCTGGTCACGGAGGACTGA
- a CDS encoding SGNH/GDSL hydrolase family protein encodes MATQRHDQGRAQHRSFVAIGDSFTEGLDDLTPDGRARGWADRVAEFLAERRPGFGYANLAVRGKVLDQIVDEQIPVAEAMRPDLITFCAGGNDIIGWSCDVDDLAARFDAALGRLVATGAEVLIFTGFDLRRMHPLIRRLRGRIACYNEDMRAAAERHGCRVVDLWAMDCLADPRAWGPDRLHLVPHAHERVAWRVLETLGEDAPDWRGPWPEPAVEPAPWTARQAEDLRWVTQHVMPFLRRRLRGTSTWDDYHAKRPQLAPLQDA; translated from the coding sequence ATGGCCACGCAGCGACACGATCAGGGGCGCGCACAGCACCGGAGCTTCGTCGCGATCGGGGACAGCTTCACCGAGGGCCTCGACGACCTGACCCCGGACGGCAGGGCACGCGGCTGGGCCGACCGCGTCGCCGAGTTCCTCGCCGAGCGCCGTCCCGGCTTCGGCTACGCCAACCTGGCGGTGCGCGGGAAGGTCCTGGACCAGATCGTCGACGAGCAGATCCCGGTCGCCGAGGCGATGCGCCCCGACCTGATCACCTTCTGCGCCGGCGGCAACGACATCATCGGCTGGAGCTGCGACGTCGACGACCTCGCCGCCCGCTTCGACGCCGCGCTCGGCAGGCTGGTCGCCACCGGGGCCGAGGTGCTCATCTTCACCGGCTTCGACCTGCGCCGGATGCACCCGCTCATCCGCAGGCTGCGGGGCCGGATCGCCTGCTACAACGAGGACATGCGGGCCGCCGCCGAACGGCACGGCTGCCGCGTCGTCGACCTGTGGGCGATGGACTGCCTCGCCGACCCGCGGGCCTGGGGCCCGGACCGGCTGCACCTGGTGCCGCACGCGCACGAGCGGGTCGCCTGGCGGGTGCTGGAGACGCTCGGCGAGGACGCGCCGGACTGGCGCGGCCCGTGGCCGGAGCCGGCGGTCGAGCCCGCGCCGTGGACCGCCCGGCAGGCCGAGGACCTGCGGTGGGTCACCCAGCACGTGATGCCGTTCCTGCGCCGGCGCCTGCGCGGCACCAGCACCTGGGACGACTACCACGCCAAGCGTCCTCAGCTGGCTCCGCTGCAGGACGCCTGA
- a CDS encoding DUF3159 domain-containing protein, translating into MTPDPASRTAPREDPRLAELLGGRAGAVDASVPVVAFVLAWVVANAAGSLFPINWGAGAAIVAGAWVAAWRLCRGRRPRAVLFGLAGVVVAAAIALITGRASDFFLVQIVSNVGSALAWAISIVVRWPLLGVVVGGLLGQRTRWRRDPDLLRGYQRASWAWVAQYLVRLSVFLPLWAADQVVLLGVARTVLSPLLVGLSVLVSWPLLRTALPADHPGIRHPR; encoded by the coding sequence GTGACACCCGATCCCGCCTCCCGCACCGCGCCCCGGGAGGACCCGCGGCTGGCCGAGCTGCTCGGCGGCCGGGCCGGTGCCGTCGACGCCTCGGTCCCGGTCGTCGCGTTCGTGCTCGCCTGGGTGGTGGCGAACGCCGCGGGGTCGCTGTTCCCGATCAACTGGGGGGCCGGCGCGGCGATCGTCGCCGGGGCCTGGGTGGCCGCATGGCGGCTGTGCCGGGGGCGGCGGCCGCGTGCGGTGCTGTTCGGGCTGGCCGGGGTCGTCGTCGCGGCCGCGATCGCGCTGATCACCGGGCGTGCGTCGGACTTCTTCCTGGTCCAGATCGTTTCCAACGTCGGCAGCGCCCTGGCCTGGGCGATCTCGATCGTGGTGCGCTGGCCGCTGCTGGGGGTGGTGGTCGGCGGACTGCTGGGCCAGCGGACCCGGTGGCGGCGCGACCCGGACCTGCTGCGCGGGTACCAGCGGGCGTCCTGGGCGTGGGTGGCGCAGTACCTCGTGCGGCTGTCGGTGTTCCTCCCGTTGTGGGCGGCCGACCAGGTGGTGCTGCTGGGCGTCGCGCGGACGGTGCTGAGCCCGCTGCTGGTCGGGCTGAGCGTGCTCGTGTCGTGGCCTTTGCTGCGTACGGCGCTGCCGGCCGATCACCCGGGCATTCGTCACCCCCGGTGA